AAGGAGGACTCGCAAGGTGGGCGCCCCTGGTGCTGTCAGTTACGCGGAACAGCTTGGAATTAGCGGCGATGTCATCGTCCAAGAAATCGGTTGGGACGAGGACGCCGACACAACTATCTCCGAGGACATCGAAGACGCCATCGGGCAGCCGCTTCTCGACGAGGACACCGACGAGCTGTGCGATGTCGTGCTTCTCTGGTTCCGCGCCTCAGACGGCGACCTCGTCGACTCGCTTGTCGACGCCGCCCGCAACCTCACCACCGGCGGCAAGATCTGGCTGCTCACCCCGGCTCCCCGCACACCCGGCGGCGTGCAGCCCGGCGAGGTGTCCGAGTCCGCCCAGCTTGCGGGCCTGGTGCAGACCAAGTCCGACCGCTTCGGCGACTGGCAGGGCGCCTGCCTCACCGGCGCGAGCATCAAGAAGTAGCTTTTGGCCCCCAGTCGCACCCGTGCTAGAGTGCTGGGGCACGCGCCGTTAGCTCAGCTGGAAGAGCAACTGGTTTACACCCAGTAGGTCGGGGGTTCGAGCCCCTCATGGCGCACAAAATCTGCCAAGCTCAGTCATTCGCTGACCGACGCTTCGAGCAGTGACAGTGATCTCGGCCTGGGGACCGGAGCGCAGGTTCAGATTGAGCCAGTTGTAGTTGTCGCGGGTTATTCCGCGATGAGCGCGGACCGTTGAGTCGCAGGTAGCTTCCGTGTTAGACATGGTGTCTGTGAGAGGACAGTGGTAAGCAGTGGCTCGCTGGCATCCCCTATGTGAGCCGCTACAGATTAAGCGAGCCCCTGGGGCCTTTGGAAACGAGTTTGATTCAGTGCAGCCAGCCACAACCAGTAAACGATGCCAAGTTTCGCGTTGTTGCCGACTCTAGGGTTTTCTGCTCCCGGAAATTGTGTTCCAGTGTGAGACAGCTCCGCTGTGCCTTCCTTCCCAAACGGAATCGAGTGTGAAAAGAGGCCCGATGTTCAAAATGCACAATTGTACGATTCCGCTGGCGGCGGCTTCAGCAATGGTTCTATCCGGATGCTCGAACGACATGGGACCAATGCAAGCTGATTCCGATCAGGTCACTGCCTCAGGAGGCAGTCCGGCACCTGAGGTTGCAGGTCGGGGTCCAGAAGATCCGATCCTTGGGACCGGTTCTGCAGACGGGCTCTGCGACGAATCGGTTGTGAAAATCGATCGCGGAAGGCCTACTGCAGACATTACGTACGTGGGGCAACCGGGAGATCGGGTGGAAATCACGTTAAAGAGAACCGCTGAATCGGAACCTCCTGTTGTTCAAAGTTTTGAAATGTCGCGCATGCAAACCGAGATGCAGCTGCCTACGGGTGTTCCCAACGAGACCATATCCGAATTACCGTCAAGGCTGATGGTCGAGTCGGTCAATCAAGAGAGTGCAGAATCGACGTTAGTTAGAGACAGGATGGATCGTCGGTGATCCCGGACACGGAGATGTCATCTGGGGGTCTCCTTCAACGGCTGTCTTACTGTCCCTGGGATGACGCACCGACTCCACTGAGCTCCCCTTCGAGGGAGTTCGTTACGTTGGCAGCTTCCTCCCCGGACCGCAGAAACACCGTCACCGAGTGCGCGTCGAGGTCGTCGTGGTCAAACGTCACGGCGGTCACGCCCGAGGGCACGATCGCGGCGATGAGGTCGAGCTCGGGACTTTCGTTAGTCAGGTCGTAGTCCATGTCGACAACGTCCCACTGCCCGACGCGCAGCCGTACGGATCCGGAGGTGTCGGAGCCAGGGTCTGCAAAGGCGACGCATTCCACAAGCTGCGTCCCGGTGGCGCTGCACAATTGCTCTG
Above is a window of Corynebacterium sanguinis DNA encoding:
- a CDS encoding DUF3052 domain-containing protein, which gives rise to MGAPGAVSYAEQLGISGDVIVQEIGWDEDADTTISEDIEDAIGQPLLDEDTDELCDVVLLWFRASDGDLVDSLVDAARNLTTGGKIWLLTPAPRTPGGVQPGEVSESAQLAGLVQTKSDRFGDWQGACLTGASIKK